A single Anatilimnocola floriformis DNA region contains:
- the rpsF gene encoding 30S ribosomal protein S6, which translates to MASKTSVYECLVIFDSNKYAQDPAKVGNQIAALVQKLEGEVLVSRLWNDQKLAYPIDGHRKGTYWLTYFKLNGQRLTEFNRDLAINETVVRSLTLHVDPRLVEALVEHAKGGLKPRAPEPTVGAPERVVEMPDLEEVGELN; encoded by the coding sequence TTGGCAAGCAAAACTAGTGTCTACGAGTGCCTGGTCATTTTCGATTCCAACAAATACGCGCAAGACCCGGCCAAGGTCGGCAATCAAATTGCCGCTTTGGTGCAGAAGCTCGAGGGCGAAGTCCTGGTCAGCCGCTTGTGGAATGACCAGAAGTTGGCTTACCCAATCGATGGCCATCGCAAGGGCACGTACTGGCTGACTTACTTCAAACTCAACGGCCAACGGCTCACCGAATTCAATCGCGACCTGGCGATCAACGAAACGGTTGTTCGTTCGCTGACGCTGCACGTCGATCCTCGCCTGGTCGAAGCGCTGGTCGAACACGCCAAGGGTGGCCTCAAGCCGCGTGCTCCCGAGCCGACCGTTGGTGCTCCAGAACGCGTGGTGGAAATGCCCGACCTGGAAGAAGTGGGCGAGCTCAACTAG
- a CDS encoding single-stranded DNA-binding protein gives MASFNRVILLGNITRDIEVKHLQSGMAVTEITLAVNDRRKDQSGSWIEETTFVDVTLWGRQAEICAEYLGKGSPILIEGRLKLDQWEKDGQKRSKLRVVGEKMQLMPTGGAKGGGGGRGGNRGGMGDDGPGFDESEYGGESFSAPAPRGGGGGRSQPSPPPSDDIPF, from the coding sequence ATGGCTAGTTTCAACCGAGTGATCCTGCTGGGAAACATCACGCGCGATATCGAAGTCAAGCATTTGCAAAGCGGCATGGCCGTGACCGAAATCACGCTTGCCGTCAACGATCGCCGCAAGGATCAAAGCGGCTCGTGGATCGAAGAAACAACCTTTGTCGACGTGACGCTCTGGGGCCGGCAAGCAGAAATCTGCGCCGAGTACTTGGGCAAAGGCTCGCCGATCTTGATCGAAGGTCGGTTGAAGCTGGATCAGTGGGAAAAAGACGGCCAAAAACGCTCGAAACTGCGTGTGGTCGGTGAAAAGATGCAACTCATGCCTACCGGTGGTGCCAAGGGTGGCGGTGGTGGTCGAGGTGGCAACCGCGGTGGCATGGGTGACGACGGCCCTGGCTTTGATGAATCCGAATACGGCGGCGAATCGTTTTCGGCTCCTGCCCCGCGTGGTGGCGGTGGCGGCCGGTCGCAACCTTCGCCTCCGCCCAGCGACGATATTCCGTTTTAA